The region AAGTAGCCGAGAGCCAGCTAGTATGCAGCTCTAGCTCTCCCTCCCAGCCATTGTTTTGGACCGGCAGTCAATAAATGAATACCGATTGGGTGGGCAGGAGTGGGTGGCCTTCTTCCTGGTCCCTACCACAGTCTACCGGATGGTTTGAGGAATTTGCCGACTTGCGCCAGCGGCTCCAGAGTCCGTCCCGTTGTGCTCCGCTCATTTCGGTTGGTTTCGGTTGGCTATGACGGCTGATTTCAAAGGGAATATCTGTAGGGAGTATTTTGGCGGAACTTTTAAGCCAATCAGTATTCGATTCCCTTTTTGCCCAGCAGGCgtttattgaaaattaatttagaCAATTTTTACTACGGCCGGGTCGCTGCAGCTCTACCACTGCCAGCCCCAAGGCATTCCAGTGATTTTTGCCCTGCAGGAAAACAAAGCGAACAATTTCTCCAGGTGAGCTCGTGCTCAGTcagcatttttccttttttttccactttgaCTACGTTCTGATGCCCCAGTGGAGTACGCAGACAGCCAGTCAAATACTCCATGTCTGCCAGAGCCACAGAAAGAGGCACGGTCAGAGGCGGAACGGAGGCACTTACGCTTACGTCGGGCAAATTAGGGTATCAAATGCTCAACCGCTTCTCAGGCATTTCCAAGCATCGCAAAAATGGAACTTTCAAGTTTGATGTTGGAATTGATTTGAATTGCACAGGCTTTAGGCACGTGATACACTCCTCCAGAGAAAGGAGAAAGGTTTTAAGTATGAAACCATGCTTAAATAATTATTGAACTATGTAGTAGAGAACGACATTTACgtgtatttatgtatttactCGTACCCTCGAGGGTAGAAGACTAATAAAATTCCATCTTTTAAACACGGAACACCTCTGGGGAAAAAAATTAACGATTGCGATGAGTATTTTGTATTCGTACGAGGAGATAAGCTTGTCAATAAATGTGGAAATTGACGGAGCGATTCCCCAGCGGCTGCTCCTTGCGTGCGTTGCAGTGGATGCTGGTGCCATCGCGACCACAGAGGGTAGAGAACTGGGACACTTGCTGCGAGCTGATGGCGAAGATGTAGGTGCAGATCAGCCACTTGGTGGGTAGGACCTGGGCACCGTTGTCGTAGGTGCCCTCGTAGCTGTAGAAGTTACTGTCGAAGGGCTTCATTAGGGAGGCTAGGTCAAAGGCCGGCAGTTCCATTTGCGAATCGGGACGAGCGATGCACCGAAGGTTTTCGGTGATCGTGGTTAGGGGgccgttcccattccccattATAACAAACAGATAGGAGACCGTCACGTACTCGAAGGGGACGTGGTCCTGGTTGCAGCGGTGCAGCACCTGCATCTCCAGCGAGAACTTCATCGAGTCTATTGAGTGCTCGGCGCGCAGCGGGCCCCACTTGAAGCACGCCTCCACGAAGTGGTACTCTCCCGGCAGGTCGCCCCCGCTCAGTTGGGGCACCAAGTATGGCTCGCAGCAGATACGCAGGATCACCGTGCTGCCGTTGTTCTCCAGCAGCATGGCCAGGGGCATGTCGTCGTAGTGTTTCCAGTCCAGGAGGCTGCCCAGCTCCATTTTGCGCGCCATGCTCCGCACAATGTTAATGGGCGTCGGCTGTGGGGCCAgcttccgctgctgcttcttgggGGCTATGGCCATAGCCACCTTCCGGATCATGAGGCCGCCCGCTCTCACGATGTTGAGAAACGCCAGGGACATAATGCAGCTGACCAATATCTTCAAGATCGCCGAATGTTGCACATATTCCATCACCAGGTTGAAGCCCTGCATAAACTGCAGCCAGAAGTCGATAATCGGGGATAGCATCCTGATGAAGTGGGTATTTTCGATTTAAGAATCtcacaaatacaaaatataatgcTTCGAAAAAATAGAATGCTTCGAATAAGTTTAAAGTTAAAAGGCAAGTGAATTATGATCACGAATAGCAAATATTACATAGATACAGGTAAGACGCAGGCAACATGTACATAGTTTTTAGAATAATGAAGCTAACCCCATTTCCTAAGGCAGGCAATCAAAAGTACCACCAATTCATTGTGAGAAAAGGGAATAATATAATCGCTAAGGAGTGGTACATATCTACAATGTTTGCAGAGGATATGTCTGTCTTCCAAATGAGCAACTACCAATGGTATTACCATTCAAACACATACAGAAACTGGGCTCATAAGCAGGGctcactgcagctgcagcagcaaaaagcCACCGAATGGGCAAACATGTTAATTTAAATAGGAGCCAGTTGGTCCACTTAATAAGATGGCTCCAGCCATTGATTCACACAATCAACTAATTGCTCAACAAGAGCCCAGTGCCGTAACAGGGTTCAGACGTGGCGTTCGAATGGGCAGAGTCCGGTCTCTGCAATAAGCCATGAGCATAATCTAATCGGGGCGACCCGGACTTTGATCGGTAAAGGAGGGGGCTGCTGCCACTCAAGACGAGTCAGGTGAAGCATGCCAATGTTGAATTTGAGGCGAGTCACAAGTGGAATGTAAATGAAGTTTCCGCCATTCGAGTTGCAATTGACTTGGGCCCGGGCTCCAACTCGTTCTCTGTTTCGGAGACCAGGACCCggagaccctgagataagagAATGATCGAATTATTAATTACCAATTGTGGGTCGAACAAGGTAGACATGAGCTTGGTCAGCTATTGACGGTCACACTTACCACTATCCATGAGTGCTTGTGTGGGTGATTGTGATTGGGGGCGAATGGGGGTGTGTGTTCGCCGGCTTTGAAGTTTTGTTTCTCCGAAGTGAGCCATTCCAGACCACACGAAATTGTGACCCGACCCCAATGGCCAGGAATTCATGGGTTTGTCCTTTGTTTGGGCCACGGTGGATCCATTGAAAGCGCTGAGCCATAAAGCAGATAGGCCTGGGACAACGATGTCGGTTTATGGGACTTTATGGGACCAACAAGaggcagcacacacacacacacacacacacactcgaatgCACAGCTGTGCCTATAGCAACTTATATAAATAGCTATCCCCGTAAACGGGTAACGCACACAGGAGAAACGAGTCGAGTCCGGGtccgggactgggactgggactgggtctgggtctgttGTGCTCTGGTCTGTGGCTGGTCCTGCATCCTGGATGCCAAAGTTCTCGGCGCGTGCTTCATAAAATAGTCATAATGCATGTTTTTATGAAATATGAAGTGGCCAAAAAGTTGCTGCCCCAGCACAACCAGCATCGCTCTGCACCGCCCCGCACCACTCTTACCCATCCACCTATCCACCGTTCGGGAGTCGTAGTCTGGCCTATTTTCTGCATATTCCTgagccaaaaccaaaatgtaaatattttgccatGTAATTATTTGTATACACTACCGGAAATCCCCTCTCTCACTccactcactctctcgctgtgtgcgtgtgtttgtgcagTCTTAAATGTATTAGTGAGGCCATTAAAAGTTGCCAAGTCGTCCTCACGGGAGCTTAAAGCCAAAGAACTGAAATTGCATTGGGATTTTGAGCTTGTCGTCTATAAAATAATCATCTACTGCCAGCCAAATTAGACCAGAAGGACTTTCCAGTTTTGGCTGTTTAAAATTTGTTGACTGAACGAAATATTATCGCCGAGAGATCACGGTTGAAGATCGAATGTGAAATTTATGAGCAGATATTTCTGGTTACTCAATATAGACATTTATTCAAGTCCATTGTAGGCTGCTCATTACaatattcattttgttttttgttttactctTACGTACAGATTTCATTGAAACACTTAGTGATTGGTTGCTGGAATAAATGGAAAGCTGGAAGTGGCTACGGCAAATGTGTATTGTTTTAGCAATATTATGGTGCAAAAATTAGCTCATGGCTTTCCTGCGGGAATTGTATATTCCATTACTTTGAAGCTGTGATTGCTTGGAGTCCCACGTCGTTCTGTGACCTCAGTTCAAACATGACTCCCACTCCTACGCGGCGAGATCCCTTGGAGAAGATTACTCCCTTGGAGAAATTGAGGCTTCTGTGTTCGCTTACGCTGATGGGAATGCCGTTAAAAGTTGCCGCTAGTAGCTTCTGGGCCTCCCCAATCTCCTGGTCCTAACCAAAAGGGTTCTACTTTCCACTTCGCCCTCGCAAATGCGATCGATTTCTTGTTTGATTTCCAATGGCGATACCTCTTTGAATGTACTATGGTCCAACGACTATAGTCGTTAGACGGTGGGAGAAGATTGCTATCCGCTGAACCTGGCATTTTCCTggcctgtatctgtatctattgTACTGCTGTGTATCCGGAGATCTGCTTTGTCGCCCGTAGCACGTCCTTTCAACTAGGACCAATATACTAGATGGATATTGGCTGGGAATATTCCAAGTTAAaactgtgtgtttttgttggccGTCATAATTTCATTGTAGTTACGAGTCAGAGCTAAAATAATGTCAAACGCACAACGGAAGCGAGAGAGTCCTGCTAGACTCCTGAATGAACCTCCTTCTGTTCTCCTGCGATATCACACTAATTACTGCCATGAGGTGAGGCCATAATAATGCATTTATCACGCTCTAACTTTTGTTGCACTTTCCGGTGCAAATATGTATTTTCAGAAAACTTGCAACGCGACTCGAACGAAGAAACCCAAGGACACTTGTCCGAGGAGTGAAGCCTGATTTGTTGGTGCCAAAAAGTTCGCTACTTTTATTCTTTCCTTTCCTGCTCCAGCGATGTTCCCATGCGATATCGGAAGTACAGTTCTTAATAATGAaccaataaattaaaaaataaattccaaCATTTGCTAGAATTCTCTTAGATGGTCTGTGGCATTTATTCCGTACCTCCTTCTCATTTGTATGGAATTTTTATCATATTCATTTTAGCACGGGTCCTCTTTCTGCTTTGGGAAGATACTTTGTTTCTATTAGAATAGGACGCGAAGGAGCACATGATATCAAATTTGTAATACAAAGAGTTATTAATCTCCTCCGTTTGCGCAATGCCGCTTGGAATTGCTTGTTTACTTggaattatgcaaatttcggCACAATCACAGAAGCGATGAGACCCAATGACAAATACCCCCACCCCGCCCAAAATCTCCTTCATCCGAAATGCATCTCATTTCTCCACGAACCTGCGGCCTTCTGCCATCCACCCCCGACTGTCATCTCCTTGAGTGCTTACTTTTCGttggaaattgaaaagaaatTATTATAACTTGTATTTGCATTGCCCTGGCTGCCTGGATCTCTCCCAAGATGGGGCTGCCTCAGGCACAGTTTGCTGCTAAAAGTTTTCGGCTTTTTGGACAGCAAAAGTCACGGCAAAAGGCTCCATGACCATGACCAGCCAGTCTGAAGAGAAGCCCTATGCGAGTACGTGCAGTTTAGAGCGGAATTCATTCCCCTAACTCTAACTGCGATGGATCTTCCTGCCCTAGCAGCCCATGCTACGGGGTTTGTTATTAAAAAACTTTGCGCCGAGTGCGTTCCATGTTTGGTTCTACTCGGGCTTTTTTTTTCCCAAAGATAGTTAAAGTTCAAAATTAAAAGGATTAGGAAAGGACGGGATGCTGCATGGGATAAAATAACATGGTAGTCTATTTGATGGTAAGGTAATCCTTCTTGACCCGGAAAATTTGGGTTTACGGGAAAGTTTTTTGATTGCAAACTTTTGGTGGAGTGCCGGTGCCCGGAAACGGCGACaaatttctcgttttttttttgtttggatgATAAGCAAGCAGTTGACAAACGAACTTATTCAAGCAGTGTGAACCACTTGATTGGCAAGCAGTTTTCCCAGTTTTTTCAGGTTGGAATGTTGATTTGATTGCATTTCCGCTTTGCAGGTGGCAATTGTTTATGCAAGAGCTTTTCCCAAATGAAATCTAATGCAGTTTCTAATAATACcccgaagagagagaggagcagtGAGGACCCTGCAGAACTTTGCCAAGATTTTCTTTTGTGCCATTCGAAACTTTTGCACATTGGCCTTTTACTTCCCTCTTCCcatatctgtgtgtgcttttgttcaagttcaaaattgaaaaGCAAAACTTGGACCATCACCTCCCgcagtggagccggagccaatTGAAACTGCATTTGTATACAATGCATTCGAGCCGTCCAAAGTTGGGGTTCTCTGTGTTCAGTGTGGGTCTGTCTATATGTCGCATCAAGCTGTCGACACTTTGCTTTGCCTCTGAACTATACATTCCCCTACCCCCAGCCATTAGTTGTTGTTTATCGGAGCGCAAAAGTTTTGGGACGAAAAGTTGGAAGAAGTTATTCCTCCAGGGGGCTGGAGTAAAAACTATTAAAAGTGTATCGACGACTCATTTGAGCCATGGCCATTTTTTAGTCAAGCTTATCGAATTACACGGACTACGAAAGGAGGGAGTAGAGACAGCGAGTCGAATGATAACCATGTTTATGCCACTTTAATATTCCAtttcctgctgcctgctgcctgcgtCCTGCTcgttttgttgcttttatttctACTAAGTGTGAGCCAGCGACTGGAGCAAAGTGAAAGCCAAATCAATGACAAAGTGCAAGTCGAAAGGTTCAGTGGATGACGGCAAGTGCCAAGGATAAAGCATTTTGCATGCCAACTAACTGATCCAACAGAACCACTGTGTGAGTAtgcacggacacggacacggacactaCTCCTGCAGTTTGTCGATGACTGCTCCGACTCGGGCTCCTCCTACCAAAAAGTTTCTGAGAAGGCAAGGGAACAGGGTACTGGTCATGTCAATGGACGCAAAGTGTCCATGCTACGTGACTGACATTAAGTATTGGCATTGCCCTTCCGTGGCACTTCTTCCTGGCCATTCTCATTCCTTTTTCCATCTTTTCGCCTCCACCACGTTTATTACTCGTGCAAAAATCATGCAAATGTCCTGGCCAAAGGATGCTGGGCGGACCAGCGTGGCTTATGGCAGATTTCGAGCAGGACAAAGTGTCCTATCGTCTAATGGTAATGGGTCTTAAATGCGCCTTTCAACCTTGCCAGCTGCATGACACTGGCGGTGGATCGTCATCGTCGCATCCCTATAGAAGAGGAAGGCCAACGTGAAAATAATGTGTCAAAACATAAAAGAGTAGCCGGGTTGGCCGAGAGGCACTCAATTTGAGTGCACTTGTTAACGGCGAATGCTCAAAAAAGGAAGTCCAAGGAATCTCCGAAATATGGTTGACATCATTTTGGAGTAGAAAGTGGAGCTCGTTTCCAGCTACCACTCGTCGGGTCACAAAAGACAGTTAAGATCAGTGAAGATTTATGGGGAAAGTGGCTGTGTGGCCAGGAAGGCAGTCaaaattgtaattattttataaaGCAAGCAGtaaataatttgaaaatgtGAACTGCTTACGAGTATATAAGTGAGGATGAATGTAATCTAATCCGTAGTGCGTAGAGAGGAAGCAGTACTTATCAAGGCATTACATATTTTCTAAGTGTATTGTCAAAGCAGTATGGAAAATAATCCTTATAAAGCAGTGCCGCTCCTTGAATCTACGCCAATCAGTTTGCCATCACGACCATTCGTCCTGCCATTACCATTTCAATTCCCTGCAcaatttcatttacattttatcCTGCATTCTCAGTTTTTCCTTCTCGGATTCTACGCGATTCTCAATGAGggaaaacaaataattttctttctttcatttgcAGCATTTGCACTCTGGAATTGAAGCGCTTTGCCTTTGTCGCTGGGTTCCCttcccctttccctttcccgcTCCGTTCCGCTCCATCTCTCACGCTTTCATTTGCCCTTGGCGGTCGCTCACGCTCAATGGTGGCCTGGACCTGGTCGCGAGTCGctgggatctgggatctgggTCTGCCGTTGGCATTAATATGCAAAGTATGATATGCAGTTGAGCTGCGATTTGTTGCACTCGATTGAGTTGGCTGCAAATTTGCATGCAGCAAATATTGAAACGCCAGCCACGTGCCACACCAGGCCAGAGACGAGGAGAGCGAGGACTGCGGGAGCgaagcaaaatatttgcacttcATTAATGTTGTGCCATGAGAGTGTCATCGAAATTGGATTTGTCAATTCTAATCGTATTATGATTTGTGCATTGTAAGTAGCAGTTGCGTCACCTCCTACCAACAGCTACAATTTGTGGCAAGCAGCTGAAAAGTTCATTTTACACTTGGTTAGCCCCCAtcccatacacacatattttgTGGACCATTCGCGGTGCATTTCAATTAGAGCCGCTCTGCTCTCCAGCCATCGCACGTGTGGCACATTGTCAGGGCCCGCATGTGGCATTGCCCTTAGCTCAGGATGGTTCAGGAAACGGTGGAAGCGGTGCGCGTGCCTTTCGCCAAGCGACACACGACACACGACCTGCGGGCAGCGGGCGGCGGGCGGCGGGCAGCGTCTGCAACAATTCCTACCTGTTGAGCCACGCCCTGAACCGGAGGACACGTGTGCATTAAGCTAGGGGCATGCGTTGGCAAAGAGTTAACATGTTGATCTATCTCTCCCGCTGGCTGCGACACGAGTCGGAAAGCGGTACAGACGGAAGGACCGAAGGACGGAAAGACGAAAAGCCGGAAAGGTGCAAAAATGCAATGAACTCGAAAAAATATGTGTATGCTCGGCATCAATGAATTTGTCGAAATACTTTGCATAGCCGGCTTAACCATGGATTTTCTCgcaataaaaaataagaaTGGAAAAAGGTGAGCGAAGAAGCGAGTTCCTGATGCCAGCGTACCGTACCGTCTCAAAACGGTGAAAATTCCATTGAGCAAAGGTTGGGCATACGGTGTTCTTTGCATTTTGCTGCCAGAGTTCACTGTAGATACTTATGCACACGAAGAACGTTAGGAACGTTTGAGCGAAACGGGCTGAATTGCAAGCGTTCCAAGGACCAGGACCTGACCAAAAGGAAACGATAATTCATAAGCACAATAGGAGATGCAGCCTGCAGGTGGAATGAGGTAGGCTGAGGGCACACACAGGATGCGCTTAGGTCGATCCAGCCATACAAGTCTGCTCGGGCACCCGTACTCGGGCTAACGTGTTTGGCTTGTGCAGGAAATTCATCCAGAACGGCGTAGCAGTAAATTGGGCAAAGTCCGTGCAAATCCTTTCGTCTTAATGTGTTTGTATTGCAACAGAGCTCATTCAGGACGGGCCGAAAGCTAATAGGATTGGTACGAGCCCTGGTCCGGCCGAGAGATCAGTCCGCCGCTTATTCATGAATGAGTACGAGCAGGCCGTCCAAGCCGTTAACAAGGGCCCAGGATCGAGGAAGCTGTCTAATCTGTGAGCGTGTTCCTTATGCTTTTGTAGCTTACCTTCgcattcccattcgcattcgcattcgcattcggattcagatttgcatttgcatttgaatgcaattttaattataaaacgCCTCTGGCAGGGTCCTGCAACCTGACAGTGTCTCTATCTGGAACTGTAtctgtgtggatgtgggtaggtgggtaggtgtgtatgggtgtatgGGTGTCCCGTTCGTTATCCTTATGTTTTATGCatgcagcaactgcagcaactGCGCGTTAACCATTGCCGTTTCCTTTACCGGTACCGATCCCGGTGCCGTTGGTGGTGCCGCTTCTAAggggactcgactcgactccctATCGTTGTTATCCCGTTGACCTGCTTCCGTTTGTCCTTTGGCTCGATTGCCTTTGCAAATGCATGCAAATTTAAACAGTGATTTCTGGCCATTCAATTGACATACAATTTTCCACTCACTGCCGGGGACAGATACTCGTGGGCCCAGGCCCTGGCCGCATGCATATTTATCTAGCCGTGGGGGCAGGTGGGGCGGCTTCCGTGCGATAACTCCAAGTGGGAAGCGTAAGCGTTAATCAAACGCAAATCGAAAGTAAGAACTTTAAGCTCTCTCAATTTGTAACATCAAAAATCTCATTTTGGACACCACTTCCTTGGATACTCTTTCAGATCCAGTGCAGCTTCCACACATTTCTAAAATATATAGTGATCGAGGTTTGATGTTATCCATCCGAGCTAATAGCAAGCACAAATAGATATGAATCGCAAATACTTCAGTCTCTGGAAACCTGGAGCTTTGTCCCCGGCAAACATCTGCTCAAAGCCACGATACCCTCTGAAATGGCATGGAAAAGTAAGAGTAATATTTTAgcattataaaaatatacaaaagtaAACTTCGCTAATTACATCAGGAGGAGAGAACGTAGTCCTCGTCGTCAAGCAGCAGAGCGCAAAATAAATTGctcctcacacacacacgtgcacaTTCGAAGGATTTGCttgagtgtgtgagtgcgcAGGAGCGGAGCGGGCGATAACTCGTTGTCGGGCACAAGGACACACACGGCACGATGCAAGGACAGCCGACGGCCCCCTGGCAAGGTCACACCGGAGTGACGGCGCGACGTGGCAGTTTCCTGTGAATGGAATTAATTAATGGTCAGGATTTGGTTGTACTTTAAAGTATACATATTTTGGGAGATGTGGGGAAATGTTCTGTTATTTTCATTTCTCTCGTACAATTCAGGCTTGgacaaatttttaataattaaaagttgaaatttgaaattgaaattaccAACGCAATTTTATTGAAATCTTTGGCAGAATTTGCAATTCAACTTGTGTAAACCGCAGAATATATATTCAGGAATATTCGGACTCCAATGAAGTGAGGGCTGATGAATGCCAAAGAGGGCGGAATTTTAGAACTCTTTCGCTCTCGCATTTCCTTTCCGGTGCCTGATTAATGATGATTCCAATGCATCGAATTTGCTCCGTAactatgtgtatgtgtgtgtgtgtgtgtgtgtgtgtgtgtgtgtgtgtgtgtgtgtgtgtgtgtgtgtgtgtgtgtgtgtgtgtctgtgagtCAGTCCACGTGTATGTGTTGGTGCAATTCTGCACTTAACCCACTGACAGACCGCGCAGTAAAAACTTTTGCGCTGTGCTCCAATTGCTTGCGAAACTTTAAACGCGTTGGTTTTTTCATCTATCTACCCTGTAATTAAATACAGAAATGGTATATT is a window of Drosophila pseudoobscura strain MV-25-SWS-2005 chromosome 3, UCI_Dpse_MV25, whole genome shotgun sequence DNA encoding:
- the CAH14 gene encoding carbonic anhydrase 1; amino-acid sequence: MLSPIIDFWLQFMQGFNLVMEYVQHSAILKILVSCIMSLAFLNIVRAGGLMIRKVAMAIAPKKQQRKLAPQPTPINIVRSMARKMELGSLLDWKHYDDMPLAMLLENNGSTVILRICCEPYLVPQLSGGDLPGEYHFVEACFKWGPLRAEHSIDSMKFSLEMQVLHRCNQDHVPFEYVTVSYLFVIMGNGNGPLTTITENLRCIARPDSQMELPAFDLASLMKPFDSNFYSYEGTYDNGAQVLPTKWLICTYIFAISSQQVSQFSTLCGRDGTSIHCNARKEQPLGNRSVNFHIY